One Epinephelus lanceolatus isolate andai-2023 chromosome 17, ASM4190304v1, whole genome shotgun sequence genomic window carries:
- the atl2 gene encoding atlastin-2 isoform X2, with protein sequence MAEVSGLRSRNHFEPNCKSRVVDEGLSGVEDVPIFRHKPRPPLARPEDLEDEFLPRTTASNSGKNASLTPSTDEETLEEEAAVEEEKARPIQVVLANEDEHSFELDAAALERILLQDHIKDLNVVVVSVAGAFRKGKSFLLDFMLRYMHSQSESWIGGDDEPLTGFTWRGGCERETTGIQIWSEVFVVNKPDGSKVAVLLVDTQGAFDSQSTIKDCATVFALSTMTSSVQVYNLSQNIQEDDLQHLQLFTEYGRLAMEEIYLKPFQSLMFLIRDWSYPYEHEYGLKGGNNFLDKRLQVKQNQHEELQNVRKHIHSCFSNIGCFLLPHPGLKVATNPYFDGRLKDIDDDFKRELAKLVPLLLAPEQLVEKEIGGNKVTCRDLLEYFKAYIKIYQGEELPHPKSMLQATAEANNLTAVAGAKDLYSKNMELVCGGDKPYIAPADLERCHEEFREHSVRFFRSVKKMGGEEFCQRYQSQLESELDEAFTNFSRHNDGKNIFYAARTPATLFAVMFVTYVVSGVTGFIGLSTLAVLANLVMGIALLSLCAWAYVKYSGEFREVGTLIDLIAETLWEQKTLRKVFSKLLEPVRSRLTWPISLLPSLPSGATLGLRALSPLNNNYKKMN encoded by the exons ATGGCGGAGGTGAGCGGGTTGAGGAGCAGAAATCACTTCGAGCCCAACTGTAAAAGCCGAGTCGTTGACGAAG GCTTGAGTGGAGTGGAAGATGTCCCTATTTTTCGGCATAAACCGAGGCCTCCTTTAGCCAGGCCTGAAGACCTGGAGGATGAATTTCTCCCCAGGACCACAGCCTCAAACTCGGGCAAAAATGCCAGCCTCACCCCCTCAACAGATGAAGAGACTCTGGAAGAAGAG GCTGCGGTAGAGGAGGAGAAGGCCAGGCCCATCCAGGTTGTCCTGGCAAACGAGGATGAGCACAGCTTCGAGCTGGACGCCGCAGCGCTGGAGAGGATCCTGCTGCAGGATCACATTAAGGACCTGAATGTGGTGGTCGTGTCCGTGGCCGGGGCCTTCCGCAAGGGCAAGTCCTTCCTGCTGGACTTTATGCTGCGATACATGCACAGTCAG AGTGAGTCATGGATAGGAGGTGATGATGAGCCCCTGACAGGGTTCACCTGGAGAGGAGGCTGCGAGAGGGAAACGACAGGAATTCAGATCTGGAGTGAAGTCTTTGTGGTTAACAAGCCTGATGGCAGCAAG GTTGCTGTGCTCCTCGTTGACACTCAGGGAGCATTTGACAGCCAGTCCACCATAAAGGACTGTGCTACTGTGTTCGCCCTCAGCACAATGACCAGCTCTGTGCAG gTGTACAATCTCTCTCAGAACATACAAGAGGACGACCTGCAGCATCTGCAG cTCTTCACAGAATACGGTCGGCTGGCAATGGAAGAGATATATCTGAAACCTTTCCAG TCCCTGATGTTCCTGATTCGCGACTGGAGTTATCCTTATGAACACGAATATGGATTGAAAGGAGGCAACAACTTTCTGGACAAAAGACTACAG GTGAAACAGAACCAACATGAAGAGCTGCAGAATGTGAGGAAGCACATCCACTCCTGCTTCTCCAACATCGGCTGCTTCCTGCTGCCGCATCCCGGCCTCAAGGTGGCCACCAACCCGTACTTTGACGGCAGGCTGAAAG acaTTGATGATGATTTTAAGCGGGAGCTGGCCAAGCTGGTGCCTCTCCTCCTGGCTCCAGAGCAACTGGTGGAGAAGGAGATCGGAGGCAACAAAGTCACCTGCAGAGATCTCCTGGAGTACTTCAAG GCTTACATAAAGATCTACCAAGGGGAGGAGCTGCCTCACCCAAAGTCCATGCTGCAG GCAACAGCAGAAGCCAACAACTTGACTGCTGTGGCAGGAGCCAAAGACTTGTACAGCAAGAACATGGAGCTG GTCTGTGGTGGAGACAAGCCATACATTGCCCCAGCCGACCTGGAGCGCTGCCACGAGGAGTTTCGCGAGCACTCTGTGCGTTTCTTCCGCTCCGTGAAGAAAATGGGCGGCGAGGAGTTCTGCCAGCGCTACCAGAGCCAGCTGGAGTCCGAGCTGGACGAGGCCTTCACCAACTTCTCCAGGCACAACGACGGCAAAAACATCTTCTACGCAGCACGCACGCCCGCCACACTATTCGCAGTCATGTTTGTCACCTACGTGGTCTCCGGGGTGACGGGCTTCATCGGTCTGAGCACCTTGGCAGTGCTGGCTAACCTGGTCATGGGCATTGCGCTGCTGTCACTCTGCGCCTGGGCATATGTGAAGTATTCTGGAGAGTTTCGGGAGGTGGGAACGCTGATAGATCTGATCGCCGAGACGCTCTGGGAACAG AAGACGCTGAGAAAG GTGTTTTCCAAACTTTTGGAGCCGGTCAGGAGCCGCCTGACTTGGcccatctctctcctcccttcatTACCATCAGGAGCAACGCTGGGACTCAGAGCTCTGTCTCCTCTCAACAACAACTACAAGAAGATGAACTAG
- the atl2 gene encoding atlastin-2 isoform X1, whose protein sequence is MAEVSGLRSRNHFEPNCKSRVVDEGLSGVEDVPIFRHKPRPPLARPEDLEDEFLPRTTASNSGKNASLTPSTDEETLEEEAAVEEEKARPIQVVLANEDEHSFELDAAALERILLQDHIKDLNVVVVSVAGAFRKGKSFLLDFMLRYMHSQSESWIGGDDEPLTGFTWRGGCERETTGIQIWSEVFVVNKPDGSKVAVLLVDTQGAFDSQSTIKDCATVFALSTMTSSVQVYNLSQNIQEDDLQHLQLFTEYGRLAMEEIYLKPFQSLMFLIRDWSYPYEHEYGLKGGNNFLDKRLQVKQNQHEELQNVRKHIHSCFSNIGCFLLPHPGLKVATNPYFDGRLKDIDDDFKRELAKLVPLLLAPEQLVEKEIGGNKVTCRDLLEYFKAYIKIYQGEELPHPKSMLQATAEANNLTAVAGAKDLYSKNMELVCGGDKPYIAPADLERCHEEFREHSVRFFRSVKKMGGEEFCQRYQSQLESELDEAFTNFSRHNDGKNIFYAARTPATLFAVMFVTYVVSGVTGFIGLSTLAVLANLVMGIALLSLCAWAYVKYSGEFREVGTLIDLIAETLWEQVLKPLSEHYMEDNVRQTVVNSIKASLTEQASQHTKLKTH, encoded by the exons ATGGCGGAGGTGAGCGGGTTGAGGAGCAGAAATCACTTCGAGCCCAACTGTAAAAGCCGAGTCGTTGACGAAG GCTTGAGTGGAGTGGAAGATGTCCCTATTTTTCGGCATAAACCGAGGCCTCCTTTAGCCAGGCCTGAAGACCTGGAGGATGAATTTCTCCCCAGGACCACAGCCTCAAACTCGGGCAAAAATGCCAGCCTCACCCCCTCAACAGATGAAGAGACTCTGGAAGAAGAG GCTGCGGTAGAGGAGGAGAAGGCCAGGCCCATCCAGGTTGTCCTGGCAAACGAGGATGAGCACAGCTTCGAGCTGGACGCCGCAGCGCTGGAGAGGATCCTGCTGCAGGATCACATTAAGGACCTGAATGTGGTGGTCGTGTCCGTGGCCGGGGCCTTCCGCAAGGGCAAGTCCTTCCTGCTGGACTTTATGCTGCGATACATGCACAGTCAG AGTGAGTCATGGATAGGAGGTGATGATGAGCCCCTGACAGGGTTCACCTGGAGAGGAGGCTGCGAGAGGGAAACGACAGGAATTCAGATCTGGAGTGAAGTCTTTGTGGTTAACAAGCCTGATGGCAGCAAG GTTGCTGTGCTCCTCGTTGACACTCAGGGAGCATTTGACAGCCAGTCCACCATAAAGGACTGTGCTACTGTGTTCGCCCTCAGCACAATGACCAGCTCTGTGCAG gTGTACAATCTCTCTCAGAACATACAAGAGGACGACCTGCAGCATCTGCAG cTCTTCACAGAATACGGTCGGCTGGCAATGGAAGAGATATATCTGAAACCTTTCCAG TCCCTGATGTTCCTGATTCGCGACTGGAGTTATCCTTATGAACACGAATATGGATTGAAAGGAGGCAACAACTTTCTGGACAAAAGACTACAG GTGAAACAGAACCAACATGAAGAGCTGCAGAATGTGAGGAAGCACATCCACTCCTGCTTCTCCAACATCGGCTGCTTCCTGCTGCCGCATCCCGGCCTCAAGGTGGCCACCAACCCGTACTTTGACGGCAGGCTGAAAG acaTTGATGATGATTTTAAGCGGGAGCTGGCCAAGCTGGTGCCTCTCCTCCTGGCTCCAGAGCAACTGGTGGAGAAGGAGATCGGAGGCAACAAAGTCACCTGCAGAGATCTCCTGGAGTACTTCAAG GCTTACATAAAGATCTACCAAGGGGAGGAGCTGCCTCACCCAAAGTCCATGCTGCAG GCAACAGCAGAAGCCAACAACTTGACTGCTGTGGCAGGAGCCAAAGACTTGTACAGCAAGAACATGGAGCTG GTCTGTGGTGGAGACAAGCCATACATTGCCCCAGCCGACCTGGAGCGCTGCCACGAGGAGTTTCGCGAGCACTCTGTGCGTTTCTTCCGCTCCGTGAAGAAAATGGGCGGCGAGGAGTTCTGCCAGCGCTACCAGAGCCAGCTGGAGTCCGAGCTGGACGAGGCCTTCACCAACTTCTCCAGGCACAACGACGGCAAAAACATCTTCTACGCAGCACGCACGCCCGCCACACTATTCGCAGTCATGTTTGTCACCTACGTGGTCTCCGGGGTGACGGGCTTCATCGGTCTGAGCACCTTGGCAGTGCTGGCTAACCTGGTCATGGGCATTGCGCTGCTGTCACTCTGCGCCTGGGCATATGTGAAGTATTCTGGAGAGTTTCGGGAGGTGGGAACGCTGATAGATCTGATCGCCGAGACGCTCTGGGAACAG gTTTTGAAGCCACTAAGTGAACATTATATGGAAGACAACGTCAGGCAGACGGTGGTTAACTCTATCAAAGCCAGCTTGACAGAACAGGCCTCGCAGCACACCAAGTTAAAGACTCACTGA
- the LOC144458348 gene encoding NLR family CARD domain-containing protein 3-like, giving the protein MKRIHQRPDSPEREPDPSCVSPETDQSHEHDIDVKGQKVSAAHFQQQREKSPVPSCVSMKSDRSMGRWIGFKDGLPSSDLLFQQQREKSPVPSCVSMKSDRSMGRWIGFKDGLPSSDLLVDPESSEVPSGQSAQQHQTHLDSIFMLLEENIVTFVKNELKKIQKVLSSDYPECSESQREDEEMLDGEDEEQSRISREAFLKITLNFLRRMKQEELADCLQSRSRSAVCQRKLKSNLQKKFQCVFEGIAKAGNPTLLNQIYTELYITEGGTAEVNDEHEVRQIETASRKPHRPETTIRQEDIFKASPGRDEPIRTVMTKGVAGIGKTVLTQKLTLDWAEDKANQDIQFTFPFTFRELNVLKEKKYSLVELVHHFFTETKEAGICRFEEFQVVFIFDGLDECRLPLDFHNNEILTDVTESTSVDVLLTNLIRGKLLPSARLWITTRPAAANQIPPGCVDMVTEIRGFTDPQKEEYFMKRFRDEEQASRIISHIKTSRSLHIMCHIPVFCWITATVLEDVMKTREGGELPKTLTEMYIHFLVVQTKVKNIKYDGGAETDPHWSPESRKMIESLGKLAFDQLQKGNLIFYESDLTECGIYIRAASVYSGVFTQIFKEERGLYQEKVFCFVHLSVQEFLAALHVHLTFINSGVNLMAEEQTTSLWSKVFRDKQNLNYLHQSAVDKALQSPNGHLDLFLRFLLGLSLQTNQKHLRGLLTQTGSSSQTNQETVQYIKKKINEDLSAERSINLFHCLNELNDRSLVQEIQQSLSSGRLSTDKLSPAHWSALVFILLSSEEDLDMFDLKKYSASEEALLRLLPVVKASNKALLSGCNLSEKSCEALSSVLSSQSSSLRHLDLSNNNLKDSGVNLLSDGLKSSHCTLETLSLSGCLITEEGCVSLASALSSNPSHLRELDLSYNHPGDSGVKLLSAGVKDPHWRLDTLRVKPGGVRWLRPGLRKYSCELTIDTNTVNRHLKLSDNNRKVTRVEEDQSYPDHPDRSDHWTQLLCSTGLTGRCYWEVKWREDVSISVSYRGISRRGNSNDCLFGWNDQSWSLSCFNGGYTVWHNNRKTHISSSSSSSSSSSVSGRVAVYVDCPAGTLSFFRVSSDSLIHLHTFNTTFTEPLYPGFWLWSPGSSVSLCSL; this is encoded by the exons ATGAAAAG GATCCATCAGAGACCAGACTCACCTGAACGTGAACCTGACCCCAGCTGTGTGTCTCCTGAGACCGACCAGTCACATGAACATGACATCGATGTTAAAGGACAAAAAGTCTCTGCTGCACA tttccagcagcagagagaaaagtcccctgtacccagctgtgtgtccatgAAGAGTGATCGGTCTATGGGTCGTTGGATTGGCTTCAAAGATGGACTCCCTTCTTCTGACCTGCT tttccagcagcagagagaaaagtcccctgtacccagctgtgtgtccatgAAGAGTGATCGGTCTATGGGTCGTTGGATTGGCTTCAAAGATGGACTCCCTTCTTCTGACCTGCT AGTGGACCCGGAGAGCTCAGAGGTTCCCAGTGGTCAGTCTGCCcagcagcatcaaacacacctggactcCATATTTATG ctgctggaggagaacaTCGTCACTTTTGTGAAGAACGAGCTGAAGAAGATCCAGAAGGTTCTGAGTTCAGATTACCCAGAATGCTCAGAGAGTCagagggaggatgaggagatGTTGGATGGTGAGGATGAAGAGCAGAGTAGGATCAGCAGAGAAGCATTTCTGAAGATCACACTGAACTTCCTGAGGAGAAtgaagcaggaggagctggctgactGTCTGCAGAGCA GAAGTCGTTCTGCAGTCTGTCAGCGTAAACTCAAATCTAACCTGCAGAAGaagttccagtgtgtgtttgaggggatCGCTAAAGCAGGAAACCCAACCCTTCTGAATCAGATctacacagagctctacatcacagagggagggactgCAGAGGTCAATGATGAACATGAGGTCAGACAGATTGAAACAGCATCCAGGAAACCACACAGACCAGAAACAACAATCAGACAAGAAGACATCTTTAAAGCATCACCTGGAAGAgatgaaccaatcagaacagtgaTGACAAAGGGAGTGGCTGGCATTGGGAAAACAGTCTTAACACAGAAGTTGACTCTGGACTGGGCTGAAGACAAAGCCAACCAGGACATACAGTTCACATTTCCATTCACTTTCAGAGAGCTGaatgtgctgaaagagaaaaagtacagcttggtggaacttgttcatcacttctttacTGAAACCAAGGAAGCAGGAATCTGCAGGTTTGAAGAGTTCCAGGTTGTGTTCATCTTTGACGGTCTGGATGAGTGTCGACTTCCTCTGGACTTCCACAACAATGAGATCCTGACTGATGTTACAGAGTCCACCTCAGTGGATGTGCTGCTGACAAACCtcatcaggggcaaactgcttccctctgctcgcctctggataaccacacgacctgcagcagccaatcagatccctcCTGGGTGTGTTGACATGGTGACAGAGATCAGAGGGTTCACTGACCCACAGAAGGAGGAGTACTTCATGAAGAGAttcagagatgaggagcaggccAGCAGAATCATCTCTCACATCAAGACATCACGAAGCCTCCACATCATGTGCCACatcccagtcttctgctggatcactgctacagttctggaggatgtgatgaagaccagagagggaggagagctgCCCAAGACCCTGACTGAGATGTACATCCACTTCCTGGTGGTTCAGACCAAAGTGAAGAACATCAAgtatgatggaggagctgagacagATCCACACTGGAGTCCAGAGAGCAGGAAGATGATTGAGTCTCTGGGAAAACTGGCTTTTGATCAGCTGCAGAAAGGCAACCTGATCTTCTATGAATCAGACCTGACAGAGTGTGGCATCTATATCAGAGCAGCCTCAGTGTACTcaggagtgttcacacagatctttaaagaggagagaggactgtaccagGAGAAGGTGTTCTGCTTTGTCCATCTGAGTGTTCAGGAGTTTCTGGCTGCTCTTCATGTCCATCTGACCTTCATCAACTCTGGAGTCAATCTGATGGCAGAAGAACAGACAACATCCCTGTGGTCTAAAGtcttcagagacaaacagaatcTGAACTATCTCCACCAGAGTGCTGTGGACAAGGCCTTGcagagtccaaatggacatCTGGACTTGTTCCTTCGCTTCCTCCTGGGTCTTTCACTGCAGACCAATCAGAAACACCTACGAGGTCTgctgacacagacaggaagtagctCACAGACCAATCAGGAAACAGTCCAGTACATCAAGAAGAAGATCAACGAGGATCTGTCTGCAGAGAGAAGCATCAATCTGTTCCACTgtctgaatgaactgaatgatcGTTCTCTAGTGCAGGAGATCCAACAGTCCCTGAGTTCAGGACGTCTCTCCACAGATAAACTGTCTCCTGCTCACTGGTCAGCTCTGGTCTTCATCTTACTGTCATCAGAAGAAGATCTGGACATGTTTGACCTGAAGAAATACTCTGCTTCAGAGGAGGCTcttctgaggctgctgccagtgGTCAAAGCCTCCAACAAAGCTCT ACTGAGTGGCTGTAACCTGTCAGAGAaaagctgtgaagctctgtcctcagttctcagctcacagtcctccagtctgagacacctggacctgagtaacaacaacctgaaggattcaggagtgaaccttctgtctgatggactgaagagttcacactgtacactggaaactctcag tctgtcaggctgtctgatcacagaggaaggctgtgtttctctggcctcagctctgagctccaacccctcccatctgagagagctggacctgagctaCAATCATCCAGGAGACTCAGGGGTGAAGCTGCTGTCGGCTGGAGTGAAGGATCCACACTGGAGACTGGACACTCTCAG GGTGAAGCCTGGTGGAGTGCGATGGTTGAGACCAGGTCTgaggaagt ATTCCTGTGAACTCACCAtcgacacaaacacagtgaacagacacctcaaactgtctgacaacaacaggaaGGTGACACGTGTGGAGGAGGATCAGTCATATCCTGATCATCCAGACAGATCTGACCACTGGACTCAGCTGCTGTGTAGTACTGGTCTGACTGGTCGCTGTTACTGGGAGGTCAAGTGGAGAGAAGACGTTTCTATATCAGTGAGTTACAGAGGAATCAGCAGGAGAGGAAACAGTAATGACTGTCTGTTTGGATGGAATGATCAGTCCTGGAGTCTGAGCTGCTTTAATGGTGGTTACACTGTGTGGCACaataacagaaaaacacacatctcctcctcctcctcctcctcctcctcctcctctgtctctggtaGAGTAGCAGTGTATGTGGACTGTCCTGCTGGCACTCTGTCCTTCTTCAGAGTCTCCTCTGACTCACTGATCCACCTCCACACCTTCAACACCACATTCACTGAACCTCTTTATCCTGGGTTTTGGCTCTGgtcacctggttcctcagtgtctctgtgttctctgtag